In one Mycobacterium heckeshornense genomic region, the following are encoded:
- a CDS encoding WXG100 family type VII secretion target → MSQIMYNYPAMLAHAADMAGYAGTLQALGSDIASEQAALSSAWQGDTGMTYQAWQAQWNQAMEQLVLAYRAMAGTHETNTTAMLARDQAEAAKWGG, encoded by the coding sequence ATGTCGCAGATCATGTACAACTACCCGGCCATGCTGGCGCATGCTGCCGATATGGCCGGTTATGCGGGGACCCTGCAGGCGCTGGGGTCGGATATCGCCAGTGAGCAGGCGGCGTTGTCGTCGGCCTGGCAGGGCGATACCGGGATGACCTATCAGGCCTGGCAGGCGCAGTGGAATCAGGCGATGGAGCAGCTGGTGCTGGCGTATCGGGCGATGGCCGGCACCCACGAAACCAACACCACCGCCATGCTGGCCCGCGACCAAGCCGAAGCCGCCAAATGGGGCGGCTGA
- a CDS encoding PE family protein yields MALVIAEPEMLAAAAGDFHDINSALRAASTAAAGPTTTVAPAGADLVSVLTAAQFAAHARLYQAVCVQAGAVQDQLAATLGLSAGSYAVTEAANTAAFS; encoded by the coding sequence ATGGCACTCGTAATTGCAGAGCCGGAGATGCTGGCCGCGGCCGCCGGAGATTTTCACGACATCAACTCGGCGCTGAGAGCCGCCAGCACGGCAGCGGCAGGCCCGACGACTACGGTGGCCCCGGCCGGCGCCGACTTGGTATCGGTGCTGACCGCAGCCCAGTTCGCCGCGCACGCACGGCTATATCAGGCGGTCTGCGTCCAGGCTGGCGCGGTGCAAGACCAGTTGGCGGCGACGCTGGGCCTTAGCGCCGGTTCGTACGCGGTTACCGAAGCCGCCAACACCGCCGCGTTCAGCTAG
- a CDS encoding SIMPL domain-containing protein codes for MSMAASGKPLLRWVLALSVTAAAVSACGADTGLIADNPRQVTVTGSGQVQAAPDTLTVDAGIEFVAPDVTTAMNRTNERQQAVITALTDAGVAKPDISTTNVSVQPLYGGSEGNIIGYRANNSIQVKIRKLESASHLLAVIVSTGSDATRINSVRYGLADDSQSMRDARARAFNDAKNRAEQYARLSGLRLGEVISIWEVPATPTPVPLPRAPTAATDVPLEPGQQTVNVSVTAIWELG; via the coding sequence ATGTCCATGGCTGCGAGCGGGAAACCCTTGTTGCGTTGGGTGCTGGCGCTGAGTGTCACAGCAGCCGCGGTGTCTGCGTGCGGTGCCGACACCGGTTTGATCGCCGACAATCCCCGTCAAGTCACGGTTACCGGGTCGGGCCAAGTTCAGGCTGCTCCGGATACGTTGACCGTCGATGCCGGCATCGAATTCGTCGCCCCCGACGTCACGACCGCGATGAACCGGACAAACGAACGCCAGCAAGCGGTGATAACCGCGCTGACGGACGCGGGTGTGGCCAAACCGGACATCAGTACGACGAACGTCAGCGTGCAACCGCTGTACGGCGGTAGCGAAGGAAACATCATCGGTTACCGCGCCAACAACTCGATCCAGGTCAAGATCCGCAAGCTGGAATCGGCGTCGCATCTGCTGGCTGTCATCGTCAGCACTGGCAGCGATGCCACCCGGATCAATTCCGTGCGCTATGGCCTCGCCGACGATTCCCAGTCAATGCGTGACGCGCGGGCTCGAGCGTTCAACGACGCCAAGAACCGGGCCGAACAGTACGCCCGACTGTCGGGACTTCGGTTAGGTGAAGTGATTTCGATCTGGGAAGTACCCGCAACACCTACTCCGGTGCCGTTGCCTCGGGCGCCGACGGCCGCCACCGACGTTCCGCTGGAACCCGGCCAGCAGACGGTGAATGTCTCGGTGACGGCGATCTGGGAGCTGGGTTAG
- the dacB gene encoding D-alanyl-D-alanine carboxypeptidase/D-alanyl-D-alanine-endopeptidase has translation MRPTRWRRSTHAIIGVAVVAVVAALVAAAAWLTSGGRDAKMARTSPEPHTVAAPPAVVPVPASAPAPTEAGLAATLAPQAADPNLGRLGGRITDAMTAKELWHQLDDVPLLPASTNKVLTAAAALLTLDREATITTRVVAGAEPGVIVLVGGGDPTLSAVPPGGQTWYHDAARISDLAGQVRRSEVKPTAVKVDTSAFTGPKTAPGWDPADIDGGDVAPIEPVMLDGGRVQPATPDSTRSHTPALDAGRALATALGVDPMSVTLATAPPGARELAAVRSAPLIERLGEMMDASDNVMAECIAREVAAAMRRPRSFAGAVDAVTSRLAAAQVDTSGAALVDSSGLSLNDRLTAKTLDSVVQAAAGPNQPTLRPLLDLLPIAGGSGTLSNRFVDPAADGIAAGWLRAKTGSLTAVNSLAGVVTDASGRVLTFAFISNDAGPTGRLAIDALAARLRTCGCLT, from the coding sequence ATGCGTCCCACTCGGTGGCGGCGATCGACCCACGCGATCATCGGGGTCGCCGTGGTGGCGGTGGTTGCTGCCCTGGTGGCGGCGGCGGCGTGGTTGACCTCAGGCGGCCGCGACGCCAAGATGGCACGGACCTCGCCGGAGCCACACACTGTCGCCGCGCCGCCCGCAGTGGTTCCGGTCCCCGCCAGCGCCCCCGCGCCGACCGAAGCGGGGCTGGCCGCGACGCTGGCACCGCAAGCGGCCGACCCGAATCTGGGCCGGTTGGGCGGCCGGATCACCGACGCGATGACCGCCAAGGAGCTCTGGCATCAGCTTGACGACGTGCCGTTGCTGCCGGCGTCGACCAACAAGGTGCTGACCGCGGCCGCCGCGCTGCTGACGCTGGACCGGGAGGCGACGATCACCACCCGGGTGGTTGCCGGCGCCGAGCCCGGGGTGATCGTGCTCGTGGGCGGCGGCGATCCCACCCTGTCGGCGGTGCCGCCCGGCGGGCAAACGTGGTATCACGACGCCGCGCGCATCAGCGATCTCGCCGGCCAGGTTCGCCGCAGTGAGGTGAAGCCGACTGCGGTCAAGGTGGACACCTCGGCGTTCACCGGTCCGAAGACCGCGCCGGGTTGGGACCCGGCCGATATCGACGGTGGGGACGTCGCACCGATCGAGCCGGTGATGCTCGACGGTGGACGTGTTCAGCCGGCGACTCCTGACTCCACCCGCTCGCACACCCCGGCTTTGGATGCCGGGCGCGCCCTGGCCACCGCGCTCGGCGTCGACCCTATGTCGGTGACGTTGGCGACGGCGCCGCCCGGTGCCCGCGAGCTGGCCGCCGTCCGCTCCGCGCCGCTCATCGAGCGGCTGGGCGAGATGATGGACGCCTCCGACAACGTGATGGCCGAATGCATCGCGCGCGAGGTGGCGGCGGCCATGCGTCGGCCGCGCAGCTTCGCCGGCGCCGTCGACGCGGTGACCAGTCGGCTGGCCGCCGCGCAGGTCGACACCTCGGGGGCCGCGCTGGTGGACTCCAGCGGGCTGTCCCTCAATGACCGGTTGACCGCCAAGACACTCGACTCCGTGGTGCAGGCCGCCGCCGGGCCGAACCAGCCGACGCTGCGGCCGCTGCTGGATTTGCTGCCGATCGCCGGCGGTAGCGGCACCTTGTCCAACCGCTTCGTCGATCCGGCTGCCGACGGGATCGCGGCGGGCTGGTTGCGGGCCAAGACTGGCTCGCTGACCGCCGTCAATTCCCTGGCCGGGGTGGTCACCGACGCCAGCGGACGGGTGCTGACGTTCGCGTTCATCTCCAACGACGCCGGCCCGACCGGTCGCTTGGCGATCGACGCCCTGGCCGCGCGGCTGCGCACCTGTGGATGCCTGACATGA
- a CDS encoding inorganic diphosphatase, protein MQFDVIIEIPKGQRNKYQIDHESGRIYLDRYLYTSMVYPTDYGFIDDTLGEDGDPLDAMVLLPEPVYPGVLVKSRPVGMFRMTDEAGGDDKILCVPAGDVRWDHIKDIDDVPRFELDAIKHFFSQYKALEPGKFVKTADWVNRAEAEAEVQRSIERFKTSGH, encoded by the coding sequence GTGCAGTTCGACGTGATCATCGAAATCCCCAAGGGCCAGCGCAACAAATACCAGATCGATCACGAGTCAGGACGGATCTATCTGGACCGTTACCTGTACACGTCGATGGTTTACCCAACCGATTACGGCTTCATCGACGACACCCTGGGTGAAGACGGCGACCCGCTCGACGCGATGGTGTTACTGCCCGAGCCGGTATATCCCGGTGTGCTGGTCAAGTCCAGGCCCGTCGGGATGTTCCGGATGACCGACGAAGCCGGCGGTGACGATAAGATCCTTTGTGTCCCGGCCGGCGATGTGCGTTGGGATCACATCAAGGACATCGACGACGTCCCCCGGTTCGAATTGGATGCGATCAAACACTTCTTTTCCCAATACAAGGCCCTTGAGCCGGGCAAGTTCGTCAAGACCGCCGACTGGGTGAACCGCGCCGAAGCGGAGGCCGAGGTGCAGCGCTCAATCGAGCGATTCAAGACCAGTGGGCATTAG
- the esxG gene encoding type VII secretion system protein EsxG, translating into MSLLDAHIPQLVAAQSAFGAKAALMRSTIGQAEQEALSAQAFHQGESAAAFQAAHARFVAVAAKINTLLDIAQANLGEAAGTYTAADAAAASTYTGF; encoded by the coding sequence ATGAGTTTGTTGGATGCTCATATTCCGCAGTTGGTGGCCGCGCAGTCGGCGTTTGGTGCCAAGGCGGCGTTGATGCGCTCGACGATCGGGCAGGCCGAGCAGGAGGCGTTGTCGGCGCAGGCGTTTCACCAGGGGGAGTCGGCGGCGGCGTTTCAGGCCGCCCATGCCCGGTTTGTGGCGGTGGCGGCCAAGATCAACACGCTGCTGGATATCGCGCAGGCCAATCTGGGTGAGGCGGCGGGCACCTACACCGCCGCCGATGCCGCGGCCGCGTCCACCTACACCGGGTTCTGA
- a CDS encoding PPE family protein, whose translation MLDFAALPPEINSALMYSGSGPGPLQAAAAAWQELATQLHATAAAYRAVTADLVGGPWQGPAAASMAAAAQAHMAWLDNTAEQAEQAATQAAAAAQSYEAAFAATVPPPVIAANRALLAQLLATNVLGQNTPAIAAAEAHYAEMWAQDAAAMYSYAGAATAASRLTPFVPPARSANPAALAAQSAAASRAVGTWAGTTAQELSRFTSVVPGVLAGLAGSTTSPPWLAGLGLTLEPSGSGVIVGGVLGDMLAGISGSSTLNAATPFNAFARQISNVRLFATAFRDIEGLFSKAVETMEKSAKAGGEAAAKAASALPASISPAAAAPGLAGGLGGATGSVGKAASIGGLSVPNSWAAAGPASSAAPATLAGSGWTAAPQASGSVVPAPGMPGVASATRNAAGFAAPRYGVKLTVMAQPPAGG comes from the coding sequence ATGTTGGATTTCGCTGCCTTGCCGCCGGAAATCAATTCCGCGCTGATGTATTCCGGGTCCGGCCCGGGGCCGCTGCAGGCTGCCGCGGCCGCGTGGCAAGAGCTGGCTACCCAACTGCACGCGACCGCAGCCGCGTACCGGGCTGTGACGGCCGATCTGGTGGGCGGGCCGTGGCAGGGGCCTGCCGCCGCGTCCATGGCGGCCGCGGCGCAGGCCCACATGGCATGGCTTGACAACACCGCCGAGCAGGCCGAACAAGCCGCCACTCAAGCCGCCGCGGCGGCGCAGTCCTATGAGGCGGCGTTCGCGGCGACGGTGCCGCCGCCGGTGATCGCGGCCAACCGGGCATTGTTGGCGCAGCTGCTGGCGACGAATGTTCTCGGCCAAAACACCCCGGCCATCGCCGCCGCTGAGGCGCACTACGCCGAAATGTGGGCCCAGGATGCCGCGGCGATGTACAGCTATGCCGGTGCAGCGACGGCGGCCTCGAGGTTGACGCCGTTCGTTCCGCCGGCGCGGTCTGCCAACCCGGCTGCGTTGGCGGCCCAAAGCGCTGCGGCCTCGCGGGCTGTCGGCACCTGGGCCGGCACGACAGCGCAAGAACTGTCGCGGTTCACGTCGGTGGTGCCCGGTGTGCTGGCGGGCCTTGCCGGTTCGACGACGTCTCCGCCATGGCTTGCCGGGCTCGGTCTGACCTTGGAGCCATCCGGCTCCGGGGTGATCGTCGGCGGAGTACTTGGCGACATGCTGGCGGGGATCAGCGGGTCGTCAACCCTGAATGCGGCGACGCCATTTAACGCGTTTGCCAGACAGATTTCCAACGTGAGGCTCTTCGCCACCGCGTTCAGGGATATCGAAGGCCTCTTCTCCAAGGCCGTCGAGACAATGGAAAAATCCGCGAAGGCCGGCGGCGAGGCCGCGGCCAAGGCCGCCTCGGCGTTGCCGGCGAGCATTTCTCCGGCCGCGGCGGCCCCGGGCCTGGCGGGCGGCCTCGGCGGAGCGACGGGAAGTGTGGGCAAGGCCGCCTCGATCGGGGGGTTGTCGGTGCCCAACAGTTGGGCTGCGGCGGGCCCGGCCTCAAGTGCGGCGCCGGCAACGCTGGCGGGCTCGGGCTGGACGGCCGCGCCGCAGGCAAGCGGCTCGGTGGTACCGGCGCCTGGGATGCCGGGTGTGGCTTCGGCCACGCGCAATGCTGCCGGCTTCGCCGCGCCGCGGTACGGCGTCAAGCTCACCGTGATGGCGCAACCCCCGGCCGGGGGGTGA
- the tilS gene encoding tRNA lysidine(34) synthetase TilS — translation MDRPSPVAQLTAAVTAFTDTYLTGVERWCVGLSGGPDSLALTAAAARLRPTTALIVDHGLQAGSAQVAATAQRQATSLGCVDAQVLRVQVGADGGLEAAARTARYEALQAARGDRPVLLAHTLDDQAETVLLGLGRGSGARSIAGMRPHDPPWCRPLLGVRRAVTHAACDELGLAAWHDPHNTDRRFTRTRLRQEVLPLLEEVLGGGVAEALARTATALREDSELIDTLAGQALAAAAVGDGLDTAALASLPDPIRRRVIRRWLLAGGAIGLTDKQIRGIDTLVTAWRGQGGVAVGSALRGQRLVAGRRNGMLILRREPVQRS, via the coding sequence ATGGATCGACCGAGTCCTGTAGCGCAGCTGACCGCGGCTGTCACGGCGTTCACCGACACCTACCTCACCGGCGTTGAGCGGTGGTGCGTGGGACTGTCCGGCGGCCCCGACTCGCTGGCGCTCACCGCGGCCGCGGCCCGCCTGCGCCCCACCACCGCGCTGATCGTCGACCACGGCCTGCAGGCCGGCTCGGCCCAAGTCGCCGCCACCGCGCAGCGACAGGCCACGTCACTGGGATGCGTTGACGCCCAAGTACTTCGCGTGCAGGTCGGCGCCGACGGCGGCCTGGAAGCGGCCGCCCGCACCGCGCGCTACGAGGCGTTGCAGGCCGCCCGCGGGGACCGTCCGGTGCTGTTGGCGCACACGCTCGACGACCAAGCCGAAACGGTGCTGCTCGGGCTGGGCCGCGGTTCAGGTGCCCGCTCGATCGCGGGGATGCGCCCGCATGATCCGCCGTGGTGTCGGCCGCTGCTGGGCGTGCGACGCGCCGTGACCCACGCCGCCTGCGACGAGCTGGGCTTGGCCGCATGGCACGATCCGCACAACACCGATCGCCGGTTCACCCGGACCCGGCTGCGCCAGGAGGTGCTGCCGCTGCTTGAAGAGGTCCTCGGCGGCGGGGTCGCCGAAGCGCTGGCACGCACCGCGACGGCGTTGCGAGAGGACAGCGAGCTCATCGACACCCTTGCCGGACAGGCGCTGGCGGCCGCCGCCGTCGGCGACGGCCTCGACACTGCGGCGCTGGCCTCGCTGCCCGACCCGATTCGCCGGCGGGTGATCCGCCGCTGGCTGCTGGCCGGTGGCGCTATTGGATTGACCGACAAGCAGATTCGTGGGATCGATACCCTGGTCACCGCGTGGCGCGGTCAGGGTGGGGTGGCCGTGGGATCCGCGCTGCGCGGTCAGCGGTTGGTAGCCGGGCGACGCAACGGGATGTTGATTTTGCGCCGCGAACCCGTGCAACGCAGCTGA
- a CDS encoding zinc-dependent metalloprotease, giving the protein MTGSAELTVGRAIDWRFAADVGERLARPGPPATEYTRRQVIADLTSAAKAAEPPVREVTGLDIGGPVPDARVVDRPQWIRAAAESMRVMTGGTDKPRGVFVGRLTGAQTGAVLAFVSSGILGQYDPFAAGNGGCLLLVYPNVIAVERQLRVPPADFRLWVCLHEVTHRVQFSVNPWLSGYMSQALAVLTRDSGDDVSQVLRRLADFVRGRGGAADANPDGNSPGILGLLRAVQSEPQQQALDQLLVLGTLLEGHADHVMDAVGPMVVPSVDTIRRRFDERRHRRQPPLQRLLRALLGIDTKLKQYTRGKAFVDQVVSRVGMQRFNTIWSGPETLPLPAEIEHPQRWIDRVL; this is encoded by the coding sequence ATGACCGGATCAGCCGAGCTGACCGTCGGACGGGCTATCGACTGGCGCTTCGCCGCCGACGTGGGTGAACGGCTCGCACGCCCGGGTCCACCGGCGACCGAGTACACCCGCCGCCAAGTGATCGCCGATCTGACCAGCGCGGCAAAGGCGGCCGAACCGCCGGTGCGCGAGGTCACGGGCCTGGACATCGGTGGGCCGGTCCCCGACGCGCGGGTCGTGGACCGGCCGCAGTGGATCCGCGCGGCGGCGGAGTCCATGCGGGTGATGACCGGCGGGACCGACAAGCCGCGCGGCGTTTTCGTCGGGCGGCTCACCGGCGCGCAGACCGGCGCCGTGCTGGCGTTCGTGTCCTCGGGAATTCTCGGCCAGTACGACCCGTTCGCCGCCGGCAACGGGGGCTGCCTGCTGCTGGTCTACCCCAACGTCATCGCGGTCGAGCGTCAACTGCGGGTGCCGCCCGCCGACTTCCGGTTGTGGGTATGCCTGCACGAGGTGACGCACCGGGTGCAGTTCAGCGTCAATCCCTGGCTGTCCGGCTACATGTCGCAGGCGTTGGCCGTGCTGACCCGTGACAGCGGAGACGACGTCAGCCAGGTGCTACGCCGGCTCGCCGACTTTGTCCGCGGTCGCGGCGGCGCCGCCGATGCGAACCCGGACGGCAACTCGCCGGGAATCCTGGGCCTGCTGCGCGCCGTGCAGTCCGAGCCGCAACAGCAGGCGCTCGATCAACTGCTGGTGCTCGGCACCCTGCTCGAGGGCCACGCCGATCATGTGATGGATGCCGTCGGGCCGATGGTGGTGCCGTCGGTCGACACCATCCGCCGACGGTTCGATGAGCGTCGCCACCGCAGGCAGCCCCCGCTGCAGCGGCTGCTGCGTGCATTACTGGGCATCGACACCAAGTTAAAGCAGTACACCCGCGGCAAAGCCTTCGTCGACCAGGTGGTCAGCCGGGTCGGCATGCAACGGTTCAACACGATCTGGTCAGGTCCCGAAACGCTGCCCTTGCCCGCGGAGATCGAACACCCGCAACGATGGATCGACCGAGTCCTGTAG